In the genome of Nitratireductor sp. GISD-1A_MAKvit, the window AAGCTGATCTGGTACTCCGGCAGGGTTTCGCCTGTCGTCGTTGCGGGGTCGAAATACGCAATACTCACGGGCCAGAAAGGTTCCTTGTCGAGAGCCCCGGCCGCTTTTGTCTCGCCATCCCCGGCCGCAGGCGCCGTCTGTTGCTTTCCAATGGTGACGGAAGTCAGCATCATGCGGTCGGCGTCTTCCGATCCGTCAAACAGCGTGGTCTGATAAAAACCGCCCCCTTCACGTGCCTTTTCGATCAACTCCTCAAGATGCTTGACCGGGAACCGGGTCGCCTCCAGCGTTTCCCGGCGACGTTCCGGCTTTGACAGTTCGACCCGCGTCGTTTCGTCCTCAAGACGTGCGATGCCCTTCACTTCCTTGTCGAGCACATTGTCGAGATATATTTTGTTGACGAACTGGTAGACTTCGCCTTTCCCGTCCTCATAGGTCGTGGTCTGTTGATCTGACAGTCGCGACGTCTCGCTGGTTTCCAGGCGCATGACGAAGCGAAAAGTCGTGGTGTATCCCTCACAGGCCGAACCGGCGAACTCATACACCATGCGCCCTTCGATATCGTCGATACCGGAGCGGTCACTCGCCTCGCCGAGGGTAAGGTCATAGACGGCACGATGTGCCGCAAGATTGGGTGCAGCCTGAGCCCCTGCGGTTCCCAGCCCGAACAGCATGAATGACAGGAACAGACAAACAGGGCGCTT includes:
- a CDS encoding cell envelope integrity EipB family protein — its product is MRSKRPVCLFLSFMLFGLGTAGAQAAPNLAAHRAVYDLTLGEASDRSGIDDIEGRMVYEFAGSACEGYTTTFRFVMRLETSETSRLSDQQTTTYEDGKGEVYQFVNKIYLDNVLDKEVKGIARLEDETTRVELSKPERRRETLEATRFPVKHLEELIEKAREGGGFYQTTLFDGSEDADRMMLTSVTIGKQQTAPAAGDGETKAAGALDKEPFWPVSIAYFDPATTTGETLPEYQISFLLYDSGITRSLDMDYGEFSIRGKLVDLTMFDEDQAKDDCSR